One region of Oncorhynchus mykiss isolate Arlee chromosome 8, USDA_OmykA_1.1, whole genome shotgun sequence genomic DNA includes:
- the LOC110529323 gene encoding cholesterol 24-hydroxylase isoform X1 encodes MALFSFFAGWIGYLFICLLGLIFIAFLCFCLYIKYIHLKYDHIPGPPRDSFIFGHSPTMLREMSNGRVVHDKFLEWAETYGPVYRINGLHVVMLCVTCPDTTKEVLMSPKYPKDSMVYKRLFNLFGQRFLGSGLVTAQNHDEWYKQRRIMDPAFSSLYLRGQMGAFNGRAEKLMDKLADMADTNTAANMQHMFNCVTLDVITKVAFGVELDLLKEGDSPFPNAIEMCLKGMVHYLRDFTFQLYPKNKKFINEVKKSCQLLRSTGRQWINERKMAVQNGEDVPKDILTQILKTAGKEENIANDDEELMLDNFVTFFIAGQETTANQLAFVVLIMTGQETTANQLAFAVMELGRLPEILTKVKQEVDDVIGMKQEISFDDLGKMTYLSQVLKETLRLYPTAPGTSRFIPNDIVINGIPIPAGVSCFFSSYVCGRLDKFFEDPLKFDPERFHPDAAKPYYCYYPFALGPRSCLGQSFAQMEAKVVMAKLLQRFDFSLLPGQSFDLLDTGTLRPKSGVVCNIRHRGQTPAA; translated from the exons ATGGCCCTTTTCTCTTTCTTTGCGGGTTGGATCGGTTATTTGTTTATTTGCCTGCTTGGATTGATTTTCATCGCATTTCTCTGTTTTTGTCTTTACATAAAATATATTCATCTGAAATATGATCACATACCGGGACCACCAAGGGATAG TTTTATATTTGGTCATTCCCCAACCATGCTGAGGGAGATGAGCAATGGTCGAGTTGTCCACGACAAATTTCTGGAATG GGCTGAGACATATGGACCGGTCTACCGTATCAACGGTTTGCATGTTGTGATGTTGTGTGTGACCTGTCCTGATACCACCAAG GAAGTCCTGATGTCACCGAAGTACCCCAAAGACTCAATGGTCTATAAGCGTCTCTTCAACCTGTTTGGACAGAG GTTTTTGGGAAGTGGCCTGGTCACAGCACAGAATCATGATGAGTGGTACAAACAGCGAAGAATAATGGACCCTGCCTTCAGCAGTCT GTACCTGCGGGGTCAGATGGGTGCGTTCAACGGGAGGGCAGAGAAGCTGATGGATAAACTGGCGGACATGGCTGACACCAACACAGCTGCCAACATGCAACACATGTTCAACTGTGTGACACTGGATGTCATCACTAAG GTGGCGTTTGGAGTGGAGCTGGATCTGCTGAAGGAGGGTGACTCTCCGTTCCCCAACGCTATAGAGATGTGTCTGAAGGGAATGGTCCACTATCTCAGAGACTTCACCTTCCAG cTCTACCCAAAGAACAAGAAGTTCATCAACGAGGTGAAGAAGTCTTGTCAACTGCTGCGTTCGACAGGCAGACAGTGGATCAACGAGAGGAAAATGGCCGTCCAAAACGGAGAGGACGTTCCAAAAGATATCCTCACACAGATCCTCAAGACGGCTGGCAAAG AGGAAAACATAGCAAACGATGATGAGGAGCTAATGCTGGACAACTTTGTGACGTTCTTCATTGCGG GGCAAGAGACAACAGCCAATCAACTAGCTTTTGTTGTTTTAATCATGACAGGGCAAGAGACAACAGCCAATCAACTAGCTTTTGCCGTCATGGAACTGGGAAGGCTGCCAGAGATACTGACAAA GGTGAAGCAGGAAGTGGATGATGTCATCGGGATGAAACAGGAAATCAGCTTTGACGACCTGGGGAAAATGACCTACCTGTCTCAG GTTTTGAAGGAGACTCTAAGGTTGTACCCTACAGCACCAGGCACTTCTCGTTTCATCCCTAACGACATCGTCATCAACGGCATCCCCATCCCAGCAGGAGTCTCATGCTTT TTCAGTTCGTATGTCTGTGGAAGGTTGGATAAGTTCTTTGAGGACCCGCTGAAGTTTGACCCTGAGAGGTTCCATCCAGACGCTGCCAA ACCCTATTACTGCTACTACCCCTTCGCCCTGGGACCACGCTCATGTCTGGGACAGAGCTTCGCACAG ATGGAGGCCAAGGTAGTGATGGCCAAGCTGCTCCAGAGGTTTGACttcagcctgctgcctggccagTCCTTTGACCTCCTGGACACTGGGACTTTGAGACCAAAGAGTGGAGTGGTTTGTAACATCAGACACAGAGGACAGACACCCGCAGCCTGA
- the LOC110529323 gene encoding cholesterol 24-hydroxylase isoform X2 has translation MALFSFFAGWIGYLFICLLGLIFIAFLCFCLYIKYIHLKYDHIPGPPRDSFIFGHSPTMLREMSNGRVVHDKFLEWAETYGPVYRINGLHVVMLCVTCPDTTKEVLMSPKYPKDSMVYKRLFNLFGQRFLGSGLVTAQNHDEWYKQRRIMDPAFSSLYLRGQMGAFNGRAEKLMDKLADMADTNTAANMQHMFNCVTLDVITKVAFGVELDLLKEGDSPFPNAIEMCLKGMVHYLRDFTFQLYPKNKKFINEVKKSCQLLRSTGRQWINERKMAVQNGEDVPKDILTQILKTAGKEENIANDDEELMLDNFVTFFIAGQETTANQLAFAVMELGRLPEILTKVKQEVDDVIGMKQEISFDDLGKMTYLSQVLKETLRLYPTAPGTSRFIPNDIVINGIPIPAGVSCFFSSYVCGRLDKFFEDPLKFDPERFHPDAAKPYYCYYPFALGPRSCLGQSFAQMEAKVVMAKLLQRFDFSLLPGQSFDLLDTGTLRPKSGVVCNIRHRGQTPAA, from the exons ATGGCCCTTTTCTCTTTCTTTGCGGGTTGGATCGGTTATTTGTTTATTTGCCTGCTTGGATTGATTTTCATCGCATTTCTCTGTTTTTGTCTTTACATAAAATATATTCATCTGAAATATGATCACATACCGGGACCACCAAGGGATAG TTTTATATTTGGTCATTCCCCAACCATGCTGAGGGAGATGAGCAATGGTCGAGTTGTCCACGACAAATTTCTGGAATG GGCTGAGACATATGGACCGGTCTACCGTATCAACGGTTTGCATGTTGTGATGTTGTGTGTGACCTGTCCTGATACCACCAAG GAAGTCCTGATGTCACCGAAGTACCCCAAAGACTCAATGGTCTATAAGCGTCTCTTCAACCTGTTTGGACAGAG GTTTTTGGGAAGTGGCCTGGTCACAGCACAGAATCATGATGAGTGGTACAAACAGCGAAGAATAATGGACCCTGCCTTCAGCAGTCT GTACCTGCGGGGTCAGATGGGTGCGTTCAACGGGAGGGCAGAGAAGCTGATGGATAAACTGGCGGACATGGCTGACACCAACACAGCTGCCAACATGCAACACATGTTCAACTGTGTGACACTGGATGTCATCACTAAG GTGGCGTTTGGAGTGGAGCTGGATCTGCTGAAGGAGGGTGACTCTCCGTTCCCCAACGCTATAGAGATGTGTCTGAAGGGAATGGTCCACTATCTCAGAGACTTCACCTTCCAG cTCTACCCAAAGAACAAGAAGTTCATCAACGAGGTGAAGAAGTCTTGTCAACTGCTGCGTTCGACAGGCAGACAGTGGATCAACGAGAGGAAAATGGCCGTCCAAAACGGAGAGGACGTTCCAAAAGATATCCTCACACAGATCCTCAAGACGGCTGGCAAAG AGGAAAACATAGCAAACGATGATGAGGAGCTAATGCTGGACAACTTTGTGACGTTCTTCATTGCGG GGCAAGAGACAACAGCCAATCAACTAGCTTTTGCCGTCATGGAACTGGGAAGGCTGCCAGAGATACTGACAAA GGTGAAGCAGGAAGTGGATGATGTCATCGGGATGAAACAGGAAATCAGCTTTGACGACCTGGGGAAAATGACCTACCTGTCTCAG GTTTTGAAGGAGACTCTAAGGTTGTACCCTACAGCACCAGGCACTTCTCGTTTCATCCCTAACGACATCGTCATCAACGGCATCCCCATCCCAGCAGGAGTCTCATGCTTT TTCAGTTCGTATGTCTGTGGAAGGTTGGATAAGTTCTTTGAGGACCCGCTGAAGTTTGACCCTGAGAGGTTCCATCCAGACGCTGCCAA ACCCTATTACTGCTACTACCCCTTCGCCCTGGGACCACGCTCATGTCTGGGACAGAGCTTCGCACAG ATGGAGGCCAAGGTAGTGATGGCCAAGCTGCTCCAGAGGTTTGACttcagcctgctgcctggccagTCCTTTGACCTCCTGGACACTGGGACTTTGAGACCAAAGAGTGGAGTGGTTTGTAACATCAGACACAGAGGACAGACACCCGCAGCCTGA
- the LOC110529323 gene encoding cholesterol 24-hydroxylase isoform X3, with amino-acid sequence MALFSFFAGWIGYLFICLLGLIFIAFLCFCLYIKYIHLKYDHIPGPPRDSFIFGHSPTMLREMSNGRVVHDKFLEWAETYGPVYRINGLHVVMLCVTCPDTTKEVLMSPKYPKDSMVYKRLFNLFGQRFLGSGLVTAQNHDEWYKQRRIMDPAFSSLYLRGQMGAFNGRAEKLMDKLADMADTNTAANMQHMFNCVTLDVITKVAFGVELDLLKEGDSPFPNAIEMCLKGMVHYLRDFTFQLYPKNKKFINEVKKSCQLLRSTGRQWINERKMAVQNGEDVPKDILTQILKTAGKEENIANDDEELMLDNFVTFFIAGQETTANQLAFVVLIMTGQETTANQLAFAVMELGRLPEILTKVKQEVDDVIGMKQEISFDDLGKMTYLSQVLKETLRLYPTAPGTSRFIPNDIVINGIPIPAGVSCFFSSYVCGRLDKFFEDPLKFDPERFHPDAAKPYYCYYPFALGPRSCLGQSFAQLSTPKRSVVHRWRPR; translated from the exons ATGGCCCTTTTCTCTTTCTTTGCGGGTTGGATCGGTTATTTGTTTATTTGCCTGCTTGGATTGATTTTCATCGCATTTCTCTGTTTTTGTCTTTACATAAAATATATTCATCTGAAATATGATCACATACCGGGACCACCAAGGGATAG TTTTATATTTGGTCATTCCCCAACCATGCTGAGGGAGATGAGCAATGGTCGAGTTGTCCACGACAAATTTCTGGAATG GGCTGAGACATATGGACCGGTCTACCGTATCAACGGTTTGCATGTTGTGATGTTGTGTGTGACCTGTCCTGATACCACCAAG GAAGTCCTGATGTCACCGAAGTACCCCAAAGACTCAATGGTCTATAAGCGTCTCTTCAACCTGTTTGGACAGAG GTTTTTGGGAAGTGGCCTGGTCACAGCACAGAATCATGATGAGTGGTACAAACAGCGAAGAATAATGGACCCTGCCTTCAGCAGTCT GTACCTGCGGGGTCAGATGGGTGCGTTCAACGGGAGGGCAGAGAAGCTGATGGATAAACTGGCGGACATGGCTGACACCAACACAGCTGCCAACATGCAACACATGTTCAACTGTGTGACACTGGATGTCATCACTAAG GTGGCGTTTGGAGTGGAGCTGGATCTGCTGAAGGAGGGTGACTCTCCGTTCCCCAACGCTATAGAGATGTGTCTGAAGGGAATGGTCCACTATCTCAGAGACTTCACCTTCCAG cTCTACCCAAAGAACAAGAAGTTCATCAACGAGGTGAAGAAGTCTTGTCAACTGCTGCGTTCGACAGGCAGACAGTGGATCAACGAGAGGAAAATGGCCGTCCAAAACGGAGAGGACGTTCCAAAAGATATCCTCACACAGATCCTCAAGACGGCTGGCAAAG AGGAAAACATAGCAAACGATGATGAGGAGCTAATGCTGGACAACTTTGTGACGTTCTTCATTGCGG GGCAAGAGACAACAGCCAATCAACTAGCTTTTGTTGTTTTAATCATGACAGGGCAAGAGACAACAGCCAATCAACTAGCTTTTGCCGTCATGGAACTGGGAAGGCTGCCAGAGATACTGACAAA GGTGAAGCAGGAAGTGGATGATGTCATCGGGATGAAACAGGAAATCAGCTTTGACGACCTGGGGAAAATGACCTACCTGTCTCAG GTTTTGAAGGAGACTCTAAGGTTGTACCCTACAGCACCAGGCACTTCTCGTTTCATCCCTAACGACATCGTCATCAACGGCATCCCCATCCCAGCAGGAGTCTCATGCTTT TTCAGTTCGTATGTCTGTGGAAGGTTGGATAAGTTCTTTGAGGACCCGCTGAAGTTTGACCCTGAGAGGTTCCATCCAGACGCTGCCAA ACCCTATTACTGCTACTACCCCTTCGCCCTGGGACCACGCTCATGTCTGGGACAGAGCTTCGCACAG TTGAGCACACCAAAGAGATCTGTTGTTCACAGATGGAGGCCAAGGTAG